A region from the Aquimarina sp. ERC-38 genome encodes:
- a CDS encoding aminopeptidase P family protein, which yields MKYHPIDNTLFIKNRKKFMAQMKPKSIAVFNSNDIYPISADSGMPFQQHRDIFYLSGIDQEESMLLLFPDAHKEKHREVLFLKETNEHIAVWEGAKLNKEEAFRVSGIKTVYWLQDLEKVFYEIMADCDTVYVNTNEHYRAKVETQTREDRFTLWWKSKYPAHSVAKSNPILQRLRSVKDPIEIDLIQTACNITEKGFRRVLPFLKPGVWEYNLEAELLHEFINNRSRGFAYTPIIASGNNANILHYTENNQQCKEGELVLLDTAAEYANYSSDLTRTIPVSGRFTQRQKEVYQAVLAVKKEATAMLVPGTIWEDYHVEVGKLMTSQLLALKLLDKADIQNENPEWPAYKQYFMHGTSHHIGLDTHDYGLLAEPMQANMVFTVEPGIYIPEEGFGIRLEDDVVIQEKGNPINLMKNIPIEAEEIEELMNA from the coding sequence ATGAAGTACCACCCTATAGACAATACGCTTTTTATTAAAAATCGAAAAAAGTTTATGGCTCAAATGAAGCCAAAGAGCATTGCTGTCTTTAATAGTAATGATATCTATCCAATTAGTGCGGATAGCGGGATGCCTTTTCAGCAACATCGGGATATATTTTATTTAAGTGGTATTGACCAGGAAGAAAGTATGTTGTTACTCTTTCCGGACGCTCATAAGGAAAAGCACCGCGAAGTCTTATTTTTAAAAGAAACAAATGAACATATTGCTGTTTGGGAAGGAGCAAAATTAAATAAAGAAGAAGCTTTCCGGGTATCCGGTATTAAAACGGTTTACTGGTTACAAGACCTGGAAAAGGTCTTTTATGAGATTATGGCAGATTGTGATACGGTTTATGTGAATACTAATGAACACTACCGGGCAAAAGTAGAAACCCAAACCCGTGAAGACCGTTTTACCTTATGGTGGAAATCCAAATATCCTGCACATAGTGTGGCTAAAAGTAATCCGATTTTACAACGACTTCGTTCGGTAAAAGATCCGATTGAAATTGACCTAATACAAACCGCATGTAACATTACTGAAAAAGGGTTTCGGCGTGTGTTACCCTTTTTAAAACCAGGCGTCTGGGAATATAACCTGGAAGCTGAACTTTTACATGAATTTATAAATAATCGTTCACGTGGGTTTGCCTACACTCCTATTATTGCCAGTGGCAACAATGCCAATATATTACATTATACAGAAAACAACCAACAATGCAAAGAGGGTGAATTAGTTTTACTGGATACAGCTGCTGAATATGCTAACTATTCCAGTGATTTAACCCGGACGATTCCGGTTTCCGGACGTTTTACTCAACGACAAAAGGAAGTATACCAGGCAGTCCTGGCGGTAAAAAAAGAAGCAACGGCTATGTTAGTTCCAGGTACCATCTGGGAAGATTATCATGTAGAAGTCGGAAAACTAATGACCTCACAATTACTCGCTTTAAAATTACTGGATAAAGCCGATATTCAAAACGAAAATCCCGAATGGCCGGCATACAAACAATATTTTATGCACGGAACTTCCCACCATATTGGCCTAGATACTCATGACTACGGGTTATTAGCTGAACCTATGCAAGCAAACATGGTATTTACCGTTGAACCGGGAATTTATATACCAGAAGAAGGTTTTGGAATCCGGTTAGAAGATGACGTAGTTATTCAAGAAAAAGGAAACCCTATCAACTTGATGAAAAACATACCTATCGAAGCCGAAGAAATCGAGGAACTGATGAATGCTTAA
- the brnQ gene encoding branched-chain amino acid transport system II carrier protein, translating to MTKNIWITGFALFSLFFGAGNLILPPYLGLTSGNQWLWVTLGFLISAVILPLLGILVHARLQGTMMDFGKKVGPVFSLVYCCLIYAISITLPSPRTASVTHEMAIAPISNTGSLLTSGLYFALVLLFVLNRSRILNIIGKYLGPLLILVVISVITVATVTIDTGVVPVSVSAPVISGLLEGYQTFDTIGATVVGGVIIISLKQKFNYSYPTLKNLLFKSAFVAAIGLLLIYSGLIYSGALLSSTVDTSTVNRTEFLTLLSTETLGRIGTYFLSLLVTLACFTTAVGIITGTADFVKGIWKESPLAYYFTAVFACFIGVFVGQLDVSVIIKVAIPALLFIYPITIVLIILHLLPASIQTTLLFRGVVLITTIGVLPDFLGSIGFKEQVTPFLHNIPLGDYTLGWLLPSLVTGIIISMYTYFNQNKFSV from the coding sequence ATGACTAAAAATATCTGGATCACCGGTTTTGCACTTTTTTCTTTGTTTTTTGGAGCTGGGAATTTAATTCTTCCGCCTTATTTGGGTTTAACTTCAGGAAATCAGTGGTTATGGGTTACCTTAGGGTTTTTAATATCTGCAGTTATACTTCCCTTATTAGGAATTTTAGTGCATGCCCGACTTCAGGGGACTATGATGGATTTTGGTAAAAAAGTAGGTCCGGTATTTAGTTTAGTGTACTGTTGTTTGATTTATGCCATATCTATTACTTTACCTTCCCCCAGAACGGCTTCTGTAACTCATGAAATGGCAATTGCACCCATCTCTAATACCGGATCTTTACTAACTAGTGGTTTGTACTTTGCCTTGGTACTTTTATTTGTCTTAAACCGATCCCGTATTTTAAACATTATTGGCAAGTACCTGGGCCCGCTATTAATTCTAGTAGTAATCAGTGTAATTACCGTGGCAACGGTAACAATCGATACCGGAGTAGTTCCCGTATCTGTATCAGCACCTGTAATCAGTGGATTGCTGGAAGGCTATCAAACCTTTGATACCATTGGGGCAACGGTAGTAGGAGGTGTTATAATTATTTCTCTTAAACAAAAATTTAATTATTCTTATCCAACCCTGAAAAATTTACTTTTTAAATCCGCCTTTGTCGCTGCTATCGGATTACTATTAATTTATAGCGGACTGATCTACAGCGGTGCATTACTGAGTAGTACGGTAGATACATCTACGGTGAACCGTACGGAATTTTTAACCTTGCTAAGTACGGAAACTTTGGGTAGGATAGGTACTTACTTCTTAAGTTTATTGGTAACGTTAGCTTGTTTTACCACTGCTGTCGGTATTATCACGGGTACGGCTGATTTTGTCAAAGGTATCTGGAAAGAATCTCCTCTTGCTTATTATTTTACCGCAGTATTTGCTTGTTTTATTGGTGTTTTTGTAGGTCAGTTAGATGTCAGTGTAATTATTAAAGTTGCCATTCCAGCTTTACTTTTTATCTATCCGATTACGATTGTATTAATCATACTTCATCTATTACCGGCATCTATTCAAACCACTTTATTATTTCGGGGGGTAGTGCTTATTACTACCATAGGGGTATTACCGGACTTTTTAGGGAGTATTGGTTTTAAAGAACAAGTAACTCCTTTTTTACATAACATTCCGTTAGGTGACTATACGTTAGGATGGTTGTTGCCTTCCTTAGTTACTGGTATAATAATTAGTATGTATACTTATTTCAATCAAAATAAGTTTTCAGTTTAA
- a CDS encoding alpha/beta fold hydrolase, with protein MNSIRSLASSTFYKTYGSTNHPYIVFLHGFLEDHSIWHSLIERLKSEYFCINIDLPGHGNAKDDTVATIEEMVKNVLTILKTCNVSNAHFIGHSMGGYVLLAILESQSDLVKSAVLLNSTSYPDSMERKNDRDRVISLVEKNKNAFVHMAIMNLFTEQNRSYYKKEINLLIKNAVKTPSSSIIKSLEAMKVRKDRSKVFQNFNGQKAIFSGENDTIIKNTDSKVEALQTGSIFKTFAGGHMTFLEDTDNLIIELNKIFNKI; from the coding sequence TTGAATTCGATTCGTTCCCTTGCTTCTTCTACTTTCTATAAAACTTACGGAAGTACAAACCATCCCTACATTGTCTTTTTACATGGTTTTCTGGAAGATCATTCTATTTGGCATAGCCTTATTGAACGGTTAAAATCGGAATACTTTTGTATAAATATAGATTTACCGGGTCATGGGAATGCTAAAGATGATACAGTAGCTACTATAGAAGAGATGGTGAAAAATGTACTTACTATTTTAAAAACTTGTAACGTAAGCAACGCACATTTTATAGGACATTCTATGGGAGGTTATGTGTTGCTTGCTATTTTAGAAAGTCAAAGTGACCTGGTCAAAAGTGCCGTATTATTAAATAGTACTTCATACCCGGATTCTATGGAACGAAAAAATGATAGAGACCGCGTTATAAGCCTTGTAGAAAAAAATAAAAATGCTTTTGTACACATGGCTATAATGAACCTGTTTACCGAACAAAATCGATCTTATTATAAAAAAGAAATTAATTTGCTGATTAAGAATGCTGTAAAAACACCTTCATCTAGTATCATAAAATCATTAGAGGCAATGAAGGTGCGGAAGGACCGCAGTAAAGTATTTCAAAATTTTAACGGACAAAAAGCAATTTTTTCAGGTGAAAACGATACTATTATTAAAAATACAGATAGTAAGGTGGAAGCATTGCAAACCGGTTCCATATTTAAAACTTTTGCCGGAGGGCATATGACATTTCTGGAAGATACTGATAATCTTATTATTGAACTGAACAAAATATTTAATAAAATTTAG
- the thiL gene encoding thiamine-phosphate kinase, which produces MIEDKHTERTNIEDLGEFGLIKQLTRDVELKQASTLKGIGDDAAVLDFKAKECVISTDMLVEGVHFDLSYMPLKHLGYKAVVVNLSDIYAMNAAASQITVSIAISNRFPVEALEELYQGIKTAAKIYKVDLVGGDTTTSTRGLIMSITAIGYQDKNKVVYRSGAKPNDLVVVTGDLGAAYMGLQILEREKKVFEVNPNSQPDLDLYTYLIERQLKPEARKDIQILLEALEVQPTSMIDISDGLSSEALHLSSNSEVGVTLYEEKLPLDPVVINTCEEFNLNSTTVALNGGEDYELLFTISQEDYTKIKGNPNLTVIGHITEKNSGNYLVTRSNESVALKAQGWNPIKNS; this is translated from the coding sequence ATGATTGAAGATAAACATACAGAGCGTACTAATATTGAAGATTTAGGGGAGTTCGGTTTAATAAAACAACTTACGAGAGATGTAGAACTTAAGCAAGCTTCTACTTTAAAAGGAATCGGGGATGATGCCGCGGTTCTGGACTTTAAAGCCAAAGAATGTGTAATTTCTACGGATATGCTGGTAGAAGGAGTACATTTTGATTTATCCTATATGCCGTTAAAGCATTTAGGATACAAAGCAGTGGTTGTCAATTTATCTGATATCTATGCGATGAATGCAGCCGCTTCGCAAATCACGGTTTCTATTGCCATATCCAATCGGTTTCCGGTTGAAGCCTTAGAAGAATTATATCAAGGGATAAAAACAGCAGCTAAGATTTATAAAGTAGATTTGGTGGGAGGAGATACTACTACCTCTACCCGGGGATTAATTATGAGTATTACTGCTATCGGATATCAGGATAAAAATAAAGTAGTATATCGGAGTGGGGCAAAACCAAATGATTTGGTCGTGGTAACGGGAGATCTGGGAGCTGCCTATATGGGATTACAAATATTAGAAAGAGAAAAAAAGGTTTTTGAAGTAAACCCAAATTCTCAGCCGGACCTGGATCTGTATACATATCTTATCGAAAGGCAATTAAAACCCGAAGCTCGTAAAGACATACAAATTTTATTAGAAGCCTTAGAAGTTCAGCCTACCAGTATGATCGATATTAGTGACGGACTTTCATCTGAAGCTTTACATCTAAGCTCAAATTCTGAAGTAGGTGTTACACTATACGAAGAAAAACTACCCTTAGACCCGGTAGTTATCAATACATGCGAGGAATTTAATTTAAACAGTACGACTGTCGCTTTAAACGGGGGAGAAGATTATGAATTATTATTTACTATTTCTCAAGAGGACTATACAAAAATTAAAGGCAACCCTAACCTAACTGTCATAGGACATATTACCGAAAAAAATTCAGGAAATTATTTGGTAACCCGGTCAAATGAGTCGGTAGCTTTAAAAGCACAAGGGTGGAACCCTATAAAAAACAGTTAG
- a CDS encoding HesB/IscA family protein, with protein sequence MIKVSDTARQKVIELMQEDGFDSASDFVRVGVKSGGCSGLSYDLNFDKNKEEADKVFEDNGVKIIVDKKSFLYLIGTTLEYSGGLNGSGFVFNNPNASRTCGCGESFSL encoded by the coding sequence ATGATAAAAGTTTCAGATACAGCAAGACAAAAGGTAATCGAATTGATGCAGGAGGACGGATTTGATAGTGCTTCTGATTTTGTGAGGGTTGGCGTTAAAAGTGGCGGATGTTCCGGATTATCTTATGATTTAAATTTTGATAAAAACAAAGAAGAGGCAGATAAGGTTTTTGAGGATAACGGGGTGAAGATTATTGTGGATAAAAAAAGCTTTTTGTACCTGATTGGTACAACGCTTGAATATTCCGGTGGATTAAACGGTAGTGGCTTTGTTTTTAATAACCCCAATGCGAGTAGAACCTGTGGATGTGGGGAGAGTTTTTCTCTTTAA
- the sufB gene encoding Fe-S cluster assembly protein SufB: MAYTEDDLKKELETKEYEYGFYTDIESDTFPAGLNEDIVRAISKKKEEPEWMTEWRISAFRYWQQMEEPEWANVTYQKPDYQAISYYSAPNKKPKYDSIDEVDPELLDTFNKLGISLDEQKKLAGVAVDIVMDSVSVATTFKSTLAEKGIIFCSISEAIKEHPELVKKYIGSVVPEKDNFYAALNSAVFSDGSFCYIPKGVRCPMELSTYFRINQAGTGQFERTLVIADEGSYVSYLEGCTAPSRDENQLHAAVVELIALDNAEIKYSTVQNWYPGNESGQGGVYNFVTKRGLCEKNAKISWTQVETGSAVTWKYPSCILKGDNSIGEFYSIAVTNNYQQADTGTKMIHLGKNTKSTIISKGISAGKSQNSYRGLVQINSRATNARNFSQCDSLLMGNECGAHTFPYIETKNKTAQVEHEATTSKIGEDQIFYCNQRGIDTEKAIALIVNGFSKEVLNKLPMEFAVEAQKLLEISLEGSVG; the protein is encoded by the coding sequence ATGGCATATACTGAAGATGATTTAAAAAAAGAGCTGGAAACTAAGGAGTATGAATATGGGTTTTATACCGATATTGAATCTGATACGTTTCCGGCCGGATTAAATGAAGATATTGTTCGGGCTATTTCTAAAAAGAAAGAAGAACCGGAGTGGATGACTGAGTGGCGTATTAGCGCTTTTAGATACTGGCAACAAATGGAAGAACCGGAATGGGCAAATGTTACGTACCAGAAACCGGATTATCAGGCTATATCGTATTACTCGGCACCTAATAAAAAACCGAAATACGACAGTATTGATGAGGTTGATCCTGAATTACTGGATACTTTCAACAAACTGGGTATTTCCCTGGATGAACAAAAAAAGTTAGCTGGGGTTGCGGTGGATATTGTAATGGACTCTGTATCTGTTGCCACTACTTTTAAATCTACCTTGGCAGAAAAAGGAATTATTTTTTGTTCAATTTCTGAAGCTATCAAAGAGCATCCGGAACTGGTGAAGAAATATATTGGTTCCGTGGTTCCGGAGAAAGATAACTTTTATGCAGCATTAAATTCGGCGGTATTTAGTGACGGATCTTTTTGTTACATTCCTAAGGGAGTTCGATGCCCAATGGAACTGTCCACGTATTTTAGGATCAATCAAGCGGGAACCGGACAGTTCGAAAGAACGTTGGTTATTGCAGATGAAGGGAGTTATGTAAGTTATTTGGAAGGTTGTACGGCTCCGTCAAGAGATGAAAATCAGCTACATGCGGCAGTGGTGGAACTAATTGCATTGGATAATGCTGAAATCAAATATTCAACGGTACAAAACTGGTACCCGGGAAATGAATCGGGACAAGGTGGTGTCTACAATTTTGTAACAAAACGGGGTCTTTGTGAAAAGAATGCTAAAATCTCTTGGACACAGGTAGAAACCGGTTCTGCAGTTACCTGGAAATATCCTTCTTGTATCCTAAAAGGGGATAATTCTATTGGTGAATTTTATTCAATTGCCGTGACTAATAATTATCAGCAGGCAGATACCGGGACTAAGATGATTCATTTAGGAAAAAATACTAAAAGTACGATTATCTCTAAAGGAATTTCAGCCGGAAAATCGCAAAATAGTTACCGTGGATTGGTACAAATCAACAGTCGGGCTACGAATGCCCGAAATTTTTCTCAATGTGATTCTTTATTGATGGGCAATGAATGCGGTGCGCATACGTTTCCGTATATAGAAACTAAAAATAAAACAGCACAGGTTGAACATGAGGCAACAACCAGTAAAATTGGAGAAGATCAAATTTTTTACTGTAACCAGCGGGGAATTGATACTGAAAAAGCAATAGCTTTGATCGTAAACGGTTTTAGTAAAGAAGTCCTTAATAAATTACCTATGGAATTTGCCGTAGAAGCACAAAAATTACTAGAAATTTCTTTAGAAGGTTCGGTAGGATAA
- the sufC gene encoding Fe-S cluster assembly ATPase SufC — protein MLEIKDLHASVEGKKILKGLQLRVNAGEVHAIMGPNGAGKSTLANIIAGKEEYEVTRGQILLENENVEELAAEERAHKGIFLSFQYPVEIPGVTVTNFIKTAINESRKARGQEEMPAKEMLKKIRSTSELLEIDRKFLSRSLNEGFSGGEKKRNEIFQMAMLDPKLAILDETDSGLDIDALRIVANGVNKLKSADNAVIVITHYQRLLDYIVPDFVHVLYDGRIVKSGTKELALELEEKGYDWIKEEVNA, from the coding sequence ATGTTAGAAATTAAAGATTTACATGCGAGTGTAGAAGGTAAAAAAATTTTAAAGGGATTACAATTACGTGTAAATGCCGGAGAGGTTCACGCTATTATGGGTCCTAACGGAGCTGGTAAAAGTACATTAGCAAATATTATTGCTGGTAAAGAAGAATATGAAGTTACTCGCGGGCAAATCCTTTTAGAAAATGAAAATGTAGAAGAACTGGCAGCTGAAGAACGTGCGCATAAAGGTATTTTCTTGTCCTTTCAATATCCTGTCGAGATTCCTGGAGTTACGGTGACCAATTTTATTAAAACGGCTATAAATGAAAGTAGAAAAGCCCGAGGTCAGGAAGAAATGCCGGCAAAGGAGATGTTAAAAAAAATTAGGTCAACTTCTGAACTATTAGAAATCGATCGTAAATTTTTATCTAGGTCCTTAAACGAAGGGTTTTCAGGTGGAGAGAAAAAGCGTAACGAAATTTTTCAAATGGCTATGCTAGATCCAAAACTAGCAATACTTGATGAAACGGATTCCGGGCTAGATATCGATGCATTGCGAATTGTAGCCAATGGGGTTAATAAATTAAAAAGTGCGGATAATGCTGTAATTGTTATTACCCATTATCAGCGGTTGTTAGATTATATTGTACCTGATTTTGTTCATGTGCTATATGACGGACGTATTGTTAAATCCGGAACTAAGGAGTTAGCTCTAGAACTGGAAGAGAAAGGATACGACTGGATTAAAGAAGAGGTAAACGCTTAG
- the sufD gene encoding Fe-S cluster assembly protein SufD, with the protein MELKEKLESSFMVFEDTVNVNTAIHDIRSNAFKVFEEKGFPTKREEAWKYTSLNAVLKHDYTVFPKGESTLEFKDVKEYFLSDIDSYKIVFIDGIYSSHLSETTHDQIDVCLMSSALNFDKYKPVIENYFNKIAKEDSLTSLNTAFAREGAYIYIPKNKAANKPIQIIHFSTGKESTLLLQPRNLIVVEENSQVQIIERHQSLTSNPVLTNSVTEIFADKRAIVDYYKIQNDQENASLIDNTYISQESQSNASVHTFAFGGKVTRNNLNFYQNGERIDSILNGVTILEGKQHVDHNTLVHHQEPNCESHQDYKGIFDEKSVGVFNGKIIVDKKAQKTNAFQSNNNVLLSDQATVNSKPQLEIFADDVKCSHGCTIGQLDDNALFYMRTRGIGEKESRALLMYAFANSVLETVKIPQLKTRINKIIAEKLGVNLGFDL; encoded by the coding sequence ATGGAATTAAAAGAGAAACTGGAGTCCTCCTTCATGGTTTTTGAAGATACTGTTAACGTCAATACGGCAATACACGATATACGCAGTAATGCTTTTAAAGTTTTTGAAGAAAAAGGCTTCCCTACTAAAAGAGAAGAAGCCTGGAAATACACTTCTTTAAACGCAGTGCTAAAACATGATTATACGGTTTTCCCTAAGGGGGAAAGTACGCTGGAATTTAAAGATGTAAAAGAATACTTTTTATCGGATATTGATTCTTATAAAATTGTATTTATTGACGGAATCTACTCTTCGCATTTGTCTGAAACTACACATGATCAGATAGATGTATGTTTAATGTCTTCCGCTCTAAATTTTGATAAGTACAAGCCTGTTATTGAGAATTATTTTAATAAAATAGCGAAGGAAGACAGCCTTACTTCTTTAAATACTGCTTTTGCAAGGGAAGGTGCTTATATTTATATTCCAAAGAATAAAGCGGCAAATAAACCGATTCAGATAATCCATTTTTCTACCGGAAAAGAATCTACGCTTTTATTACAACCGCGTAACCTTATTGTAGTAGAAGAAAATTCGCAAGTACAAATTATTGAGCGACATCAAAGCTTGACTTCTAATCCAGTACTTACCAATTCAGTAACTGAAATTTTTGCTGATAAGCGGGCAATTGTTGATTATTATAAGATTCAAAATGACCAGGAAAACGCTTCGCTGATTGATAATACCTATATCTCACAAGAAAGTCAAAGTAATGCTTCTGTACACACTTTTGCCTTTGGAGGAAAAGTAACGCGTAATAACCTGAATTTTTATCAAAACGGTGAGCGTATTGATTCCATTTTAAACGGAGTTACTATCCTGGAAGGAAAACAACATGTAGACCATAATACGCTGGTACACCACCAAGAACCAAATTGCGAAAGCCACCAGGATTATAAAGGTATTTTTGATGAAAAATCAGTAGGTGTTTTTAACGGAAAAATTATTGTAGATAAAAAAGCCCAGAAAACAAACGCTTTTCAATCTAATAATAATGTGCTATTAAGTGACCAGGCTACGGTTAATTCAAAACCACAACTGGAAATTTTTGCTGATGATGTAAAGTGTTCCCATGGTTGCACGATTGGGCAATTAGACGACAATGCTTTATTCTATATGCGAACCCGTGGGATTGGTGAAAAGGAATCACGTGCGTTGTTAATGTACGCATTTGCTAATAGTGTTTTAGAAACCGTTAAAATTCCACAACTCAAAACCCGTATTAATAAAATTATTGCTGAAAAGTTGGGGGTAAACCTTGGTTTTGATTTGTAG
- a CDS encoding cysteine desulfurase, giving the protein MLDVYKIREDFPILKRKVNEKPLVYLDNAATSQTPTAVIDTIVDYYSNYNANIHRGVHTLSQEATDAYELARKKIQEHFNVKHSYEVILTSGTTHSINIVATGFTSLLSQGDEVIVSAMEHHSNIVPWQMLCERTGAILKVIPMNEQGELLMEVYEELLSDKAKLVFVNHISNALGTINPIEFIIEKAHQKGAVVLIDGAQSCPHIKPDVQALDADFYVASAHKLCGPTGVGMLYGKEEWLNKLPPYQGGGEMIDQVTFEKTTYAGLPHKFEAGTPNICGGIAFGAALDYMNAIGFDEIATYEHELLTYATKKLLEIEGLKIYGTAKNKTSVISFNIKGIHPYDIGTIVDKLGIAVRTGHHCAQPIMDFYKIPGTVRASFAFYNTKEEVDLLVAAVKKAKGMLL; this is encoded by the coding sequence ATGCTGGATGTATATAAAATACGGGAGGACTTTCCGATTTTAAAAAGAAAGGTAAATGAAAAGCCCCTGGTATACCTGGATAATGCTGCTACTTCGCAAACTCCTACGGCCGTAATAGATACCATTGTGGACTATTATAGCAACTACAATGCTAACATCCACCGGGGTGTACATACACTTTCTCAAGAAGCTACGGATGCTTATGAACTGGCTCGAAAGAAAATACAGGAACATTTTAATGTAAAACATAGCTATGAAGTTATCTTAACCTCGGGAACTACACATAGTATTAATATTGTGGCTACCGGGTTTACTTCTTTATTATCTCAAGGGGATGAAGTAATCGTTTCGGCAATGGAACATCATTCTAATATTGTTCCCTGGCAAATGCTGTGCGAACGAACCGGAGCCATCCTAAAGGTAATTCCTATGAATGAGCAAGGGGAATTACTGATGGAAGTATATGAAGAATTACTTTCCGATAAAGCCAAACTGGTATTTGTCAATCATATTTCTAATGCATTAGGAACCATTAATCCTATTGAATTTATTATTGAAAAAGCACATCAAAAAGGAGCGGTGGTCTTGATTGACGGCGCGCAATCTTGTCCGCATATCAAACCGGATGTACAGGCATTAGATGCTGATTTTTATGTAGCTTCTGCCCATAAATTATGTGGTCCGACAGGAGTTGGAATGCTATACGGAAAAGAAGAGTGGTTAAACAAATTACCCCCTTACCAGGGCGGGGGCGAAATGATCGACCAGGTGACTTTCGAAAAAACTACCTACGCCGGGCTTCCCCATAAATTTGAAGCAGGTACACCTAACATTTGTGGGGGCATCGCCTTTGGAGCTGCCCTAGACTATATGAACGCGATTGGATTTGATGAAATTGCCACTTACGAACATGAATTGCTTACCTACGCTACTAAAAAATTACTGGAAATAGAAGGTTTAAAAATTTACGGAACTGCAAAAAATAAGACTTCTGTAATTTCATTTAATATAAAGGGAATTCATCCGTATGATATTGGAACAATTGTAGACAAGCTGGGTATCGCCGTACGAACCGGACATCATTGTGCTCAACCTATTATGGATTTTTATAAAATTCCAGGAACGGTAAGAGCTTCTTTTGCTTTTTATAACACAAAGGAAGAAGTGGATTTATTAGTAGCTGCTGTTAAAAAAGCAAAAGGGATGCTTTTGTAG
- a CDS encoding DUF4377 domain-containing protein encodes MHFYPIVTFLLFFALNTCEDQTTEVQSEITTLYIHHQLIDCEGVGPQQCMQIKENQNAEWNLFYSTIEGFDFQEGYQYTIEVEITPVENPMADASSLRYQLIKIISKEKVSGDLLSQENQPEKISYKAFTRGFTKEISISNKRITKKENQQIDTLSINEINWLALQTLLIQSEPVAWETITPPSTEYQSDAGFHTTLSAYHSGKQYTTQTFDEHNPPEQLVPLINELRTLAKDKE; translated from the coding sequence ATGCACTTTTATCCAATAGTAACCTTCTTACTTTTCTTCGCGCTCAATACCTGTGAAGACCAAACCACCGAGGTTCAATCGGAAATTACTACTCTATACATTCACCACCAACTTATCGATTGTGAAGGAGTAGGTCCTCAACAATGTATGCAGATTAAAGAAAATCAAAATGCTGAATGGAACTTATTCTACAGTACAATAGAAGGATTTGACTTTCAGGAAGGATATCAATATACGATCGAAGTAGAAATTACTCCTGTGGAAAATCCAATGGCAGATGCTTCTTCTTTACGGTACCAACTTATTAAAATTATTTCCAAAGAAAAGGTTAGCGGAGACCTTCTTTCTCAAGAAAACCAACCTGAAAAAATTAGCTATAAAGCCTTTACCCGTGGTTTTACTAAAGAAATTAGTATTAGCAATAAGCGTATTACTAAAAAAGAAAATCAACAAATAGATACTCTTTCAATCAACGAAATAAATTGGTTGGCTTTACAAACATTGCTTATACAATCGGAACCTGTGGCTTGGGAGACGATTACTCCCCCCAGTACTGAGTATCAGTCTGATGCAGGTTTTCATACTACCCTTTCCGCATATCATTCCGGTAAGCAGTATACCACACAAACTTTTGACGAACATAATCCACCGGAACAGTTAGTACCTTTAATTAATGAATTAAGAACCTTAGCAAAAGATAAAGAATAA
- a CDS encoding SufE family protein: MSIKEAQEEIVEEFSMFDDWMERYEYMIELGKSLPLIDEKYKTEDNIIKGCQSKVWVHAELEDEKLDFTADSDAIITKGIIAILIRVFSGQPPQEIIEADTNFIDDIGLKEHLSPTRANGLVSMIKQIKMYAIAYQTQIKS, from the coding sequence ATGAGTATTAAAGAAGCTCAGGAAGAGATCGTAGAAGAATTTAGTATGTTTGATGACTGGATGGAGCGCTATGAATATATGATCGAACTTGGTAAAAGCTTGCCATTAATTGATGAAAAATATAAAACGGAAGATAATATTATAAAGGGTTGTCAGAGTAAAGTATGGGTACATGCTGAACTAGAAGACGAGAAGCTTGACTTTACTGCGGATAGTGATGCAATTATTACTAAAGGGATTATTGCTATTTTGATCCGGGTATTTTCCGGTCAGCCCCCTCAGGAAATTATAGAAGCCGACACCAATTTTATTGACGATATCGGATTAAAAGAACACTTGTCTCCTACCCGAGCTAATGGATTAGTAAGTATGATCAAGCAGATTAAAATGTACGCCATTGCTTACCAAACCCAAATTAAATCTTAA